In Pajaroellobacter abortibovis, the following are encoded in one genomic region:
- a CDS encoding glutamate--cysteine ligase yields the protein MANVSSNGDQLIRTYEDLLRVFEEAQDPNRQYIGIEVEKWAIFVNTGGPLPYRGAASILTIFEVLQAEYGWQPIYEVEGGPLIALKRGDAYITLEPGAQLEWSGAACCGLHQVAEEMRVHMRELEPISSKMGIAWLSLGFHPFAEREQLGWAPKMRYEVMRNYLPTRGKHGLDMMLRTCAVQANYDYRNEEDAMRKLRLALKLAPLISAIFANSPWVEGEAWGGMSLRSKVWLDVDCARTGLIPQVWDPRSRWMDYVQWALDVPMFMFIRNGKQVNNAGQTFRNFWKDGWQGHRPVCADWIAHLNTLFPEVRLKRTLEVRSADAQAGRYTCALPALWTGILYDPRAFEEIEEWCADWTLEEVDQMRRKVGEEGLQQLFRGRPLYQWAEKLVYVAQEGLARRGQHNAEGNDERVYLKGISELVSRGLTPAQEMMAFVNSASSFREAVLTCADVHERLAR from the coding sequence ATGGCAAATGTCTCTTCCAATGGCGATCAATTAATCCGTACCTACGAAGATCTACTTCGTGTGTTTGAAGAGGCACAGGATCCAAATCGTCAGTATATCGGGATTGAAGTCGAAAAATGGGCCATTTTTGTGAATACAGGGGGGCCTCTCCCTTATCGAGGGGCGGCCAGTATTTTGACGATTTTTGAAGTATTGCAAGCGGAGTATGGATGGCAGCCGATCTACGAAGTCGAAGGGGGCCCTCTGATCGCTTTAAAGAGAGGGGATGCATACATCACGCTGGAACCGGGTGCACAATTGGAATGGAGTGGGGCTGCTTGCTGCGGTCTCCATCAAGTCGCTGAAGAGATGCGAGTCCATATGAGGGAGTTGGAGCCGATCTCAAGCAAGATGGGGATTGCTTGGCTTAGCCTTGGATTCCATCCCTTTGCAGAGAGAGAGCAACTTGGATGGGCTCCTAAGATGAGGTATGAAGTCATGCGCAATTACTTGCCCACCCGCGGCAAGCACGGGCTTGACATGATGTTGCGCACATGTGCAGTGCAAGCCAATTACGACTATCGCAATGAAGAAGATGCCATGCGCAAGCTGCGGTTGGCGTTGAAGTTGGCCCCGCTTATTAGTGCTATTTTTGCTAATAGTCCGTGGGTGGAAGGGGAAGCATGGGGGGGAATGTCTCTAAGGTCGAAAGTCTGGTTGGATGTGGATTGTGCCCGGACGGGGCTGATCCCTCAGGTGTGGGATCCACGCTCTCGATGGATGGATTACGTACAATGGGCTCTCGATGTACCTATGTTTATGTTTATCCGAAACGGCAAACAAGTAAACAATGCCGGTCAAACCTTCAGAAATTTTTGGAAGGATGGTTGGCAGGGGCATCGGCCTGTCTGTGCGGACTGGATTGCTCACCTCAATACCTTGTTCCCTGAAGTCCGCCTCAAAAGGACTCTTGAGGTGCGATCGGCTGATGCGCAAGCAGGTCGCTACACATGCGCTTTGCCTGCCTTATGGACGGGTATTCTGTATGATCCGCGTGCATTTGAAGAAATAGAGGAATGGTGTGCGGATTGGACGTTGGAAGAAGTGGACCAAATGCGGAGGAAGGTTGGCGAAGAGGGCTTGCAGCAGCTATTTCGCGGTCGGCCGCTTTACCAGTGGGCAGAAAAATTGGTTTATGTTGCACAAGAAGGGCTTGCGCGCCGTGGTCAACACAATGCAGAGGGAAATGATGAGCGTGTCTATTTAAAGGGGATTTCCGAATTGGTTTCGCGGGGTCTCACGCCAGCTCAGGAAATGATGGCTTTCGTTAACAGCGCCTCTTCGTTCCGAGAAGCTGTTTTAACCTGTGCAGATGTTCACGAGCGCCTTGCTAGATAA
- a CDS encoding NAD(+)/NADH kinase produces the protein MRSYKVAVILKRSEYYLHVEQEHDPHVQDLIERDDPIVRSMCSAHEEHQGTIQEVLDALKKENVSFQIFESSSSLDENTFDLYITVGGDGTLLAASHVIGPHAVVLGINSAPTYSVGFFCAGRKGTLSQTIHAALTGSLPQVRLTRMSVSLNDQCIHRRVLNELLFCHACPAATSHYLLRTLHQKQIVQEEEQRSSGLWVGPAAGSTAAQKSAGGQILPLTSPQLQYVVREPYTPLGGSFTMRTGLFSEDEELLILNEMKQGKIFIDGHHVAFDTTIGDAIALSLSPEPLTILGPIPITRDNKTHPL, from the coding sequence ATGCGATCCTATAAAGTTGCAGTGATCCTCAAGCGATCAGAATATTACCTCCACGTAGAACAAGAGCATGATCCACACGTGCAGGATTTGATCGAAAGGGATGATCCCATAGTACGCTCCATGTGCTCAGCTCATGAAGAGCACCAGGGAACGATTCAAGAGGTACTCGACGCATTGAAGAAAGAGAACGTCTCTTTCCAAATCTTTGAGAGCTCAAGTTCTCTCGACGAAAACACATTTGACCTGTACATTACAGTTGGCGGCGATGGGACGCTCCTCGCTGCCTCTCACGTGATCGGTCCGCATGCTGTAGTCCTCGGCATCAACAGCGCTCCCACGTATTCAGTCGGTTTTTTCTGCGCTGGACGGAAAGGGACGCTCTCTCAGACAATCCATGCTGCCTTGACAGGTTCCCTCCCCCAAGTGCGACTCACGCGCATGAGTGTGTCCCTGAATGATCAATGCATTCATCGAAGAGTCCTCAATGAGCTGCTCTTCTGTCATGCATGCCCAGCAGCGACCTCTCATTATCTCCTCCGAACGCTCCATCAGAAACAGATCGTCCAAGAAGAAGAACAGCGATCCAGCGGTCTATGGGTAGGCCCTGCTGCAGGTTCAACAGCAGCTCAAAAAAGCGCAGGGGGGCAGATCCTCCCCCTCACTTCCCCTCAGTTACAGTATGTTGTTCGTGAACCTTATACCCCTTTAGGAGGCTCTTTCACTATGCGGACTGGCCTTTTTAGCGAAGACGAAGAGCTCCTGATCCTCAATGAAATGAAGCAAGGGAAGATCTTTATTGATGGACACCACGTTGCCTTCGACACCACCATAGGGGATGCTATCGCTTTATCGCTTTCCCCCGAACCATTGACCATCCTCGGGCCGATTCCGATTACACGAGATAACAAAACCCATCCTTTATGA
- a CDS encoding matrixin family metalloprotease gives MEQIRKQSWIHVGFLGVLFSLFPGTSKAFCIQTTKNPLPTYRLQDGCWEDGIRVWWPNECVGYSLHHNAVQDTKIFEDAFKKWEVVQCHGEKNLHPSIHFINLGPVECDCVQYNERGPNQNVIVYRTVWPYHDATHQLALTTTTMDQKTGMLLDADIEFNQSMKFATAEQIPSDAYDFITVVQHETGHFLGLSHANTQGTVMSEEAKTGSITLRTIKQDEMNGICALYPPSGLRFVPMSVADKGVLKAETCDPTPRHGFSTTCDKGDPPVRGCSCQHSSSSHSSEKLSLLLECTLIVLYRFHPKRKFSTQLS, from the coding sequence ATGGAACAAATCCGAAAACAAAGTTGGATCCACGTTGGATTCCTTGGTGTACTGTTCTCTCTGTTTCCTGGAACAAGCAAAGCTTTCTGCATCCAAACCACCAAAAATCCTCTTCCCACTTACAGACTCCAAGACGGATGCTGGGAGGACGGGATTCGGGTCTGGTGGCCAAACGAATGTGTAGGGTATAGCCTCCATCATAATGCTGTCCAAGATACAAAAATCTTCGAAGATGCATTTAAAAAGTGGGAAGTTGTCCAGTGCCACGGTGAGAAAAACCTACATCCATCGATTCACTTTATTAATTTAGGACCTGTTGAATGCGACTGCGTCCAATACAATGAACGAGGGCCCAACCAAAATGTGATTGTTTACCGTACGGTATGGCCCTATCACGATGCCACTCATCAACTGGCCCTGACTACCACCACCATGGACCAAAAAACAGGAATGCTGCTCGACGCAGATATTGAATTCAATCAAAGCATGAAATTTGCCACTGCAGAGCAGATCCCTTCAGATGCCTATGATTTCATTACCGTGGTCCAACATGAAACAGGCCATTTTCTTGGTTTGTCGCATGCAAATACGCAAGGTACTGTGATGAGTGAGGAAGCAAAGACAGGTTCAATTACCTTGCGAACTATCAAACAGGATGAAATGAATGGGATATGTGCGCTCTACCCTCCATCCGGACTTCGTTTTGTTCCGATGTCGGTAGCTGACAAAGGGGTTCTGAAAGCAGAGACCTGCGATCCCACCCCTCGCCACGGTTTTTCAACCACTTGCGACAAAGGGGACCCGCCTGTGCGTGGATGCAGTTGCCAACACTCTTCTTCTTCGCATTCTTCTGAAAAGCTTTCTTTATTGCTAGAATGCACTCTTATCGTCCTTTATCGATTTCACCCCAAAAGGAAATTTTCCACTCAGCTTTCTTAA
- a CDS encoding NUDIX hydrolase, which produces MLTPTSFPPVPFISLDVTSSSPPHSTEGFLTIQRTQLQVRSSPHELSEPFTYDIVTRKALDAVALVLHFIRDQKRYVILRSCLRPALAMRPSPPRFSGLLWEIPAGLIEPGENPRDTAVRETSEEVGIHLHPDDFQELGPWTLPSAGMIAERLLFFHASIKERPTAYTPSGDGGPLERHGMVCEVSLEEALEYCRQAYLQDAKTELGLRRLKDNDAIL; this is translated from the coding sequence TTGCTCACTCCTACATCCTTTCCTCCTGTTCCATTCATCTCATTGGATGTGACCTCCTCCTCTCCCCCTCACTCAACAGAAGGATTTTTGACCATTCAACGCACCCAGTTGCAGGTCCGGTCTTCACCCCACGAGTTGAGCGAACCATTCACTTACGACATCGTGACTCGAAAAGCGCTGGACGCTGTCGCTCTTGTTCTCCATTTCATACGAGATCAAAAACGCTACGTGATCCTCCGCTCCTGTCTGCGCCCTGCTCTCGCTATGCGTCCTTCTCCTCCTCGCTTCTCTGGACTTCTCTGGGAAATACCTGCAGGACTCATTGAACCAGGAGAAAATCCGCGAGATACTGCAGTACGGGAGACGTCCGAAGAAGTGGGGATCCACTTGCATCCCGACGACTTTCAAGAGCTTGGCCCGTGGACACTGCCGTCCGCAGGGATGATTGCAGAACGCCTTTTATTCTTCCACGCCTCTATTAAAGAGAGACCTACAGCATACACCCCTTCAGGAGATGGTGGCCCTCTTGAAAGACACGGAATGGTTTGTGAAGTCTCCTTAGAAGAAGCGCTCGAATACTGCCGTCAAGCCTACCTCCAAGATGCCAAGACCGAACTCGGTCTCCGACGTCTCAAAGACAACGATGCGATCCTATAA
- the bioB gene encoding biotin synthase BioB: MINAPPFSSECVRSLYDRPLLALIDEAREVQRTYHSPFELQLCTLMNIKEGGCPEDCGYCSQSSHYSTAVIPQKMTTLEEVIGSARKAQSLGVTRVCLGAAWREVKDGPAFERVLAMVRAVKREGVEACVTLGMLTEEQAQRLKAAGLDAYNHNLDTSERYYRSIITTRTFADRLQTLEHVRRAGIGVCSGGILGIGESPDDRCEMLRTLANLDPQPESVPINALMPIQGTPLENQPPIDSLEFVRVIAVARLLMPKARVRLSAGRGQLSREAQMLCMLAGANSIFYGDKLLTTPNPEEDQDRAMMHQFGLTPMAPSCVHPSSCKSL, from the coding sequence ATGATAAATGCTCCTCCCTTCTCTTCAGAATGTGTTCGCTCTCTTTATGATCGTCCTCTTCTCGCTTTGATCGATGAAGCTCGGGAAGTGCAACGCACATATCATTCCCCTTTTGAACTTCAGTTGTGCACTCTGATGAATATCAAAGAAGGAGGATGTCCCGAAGATTGTGGGTATTGCTCTCAATCGAGCCATTATTCGACTGCAGTGATTCCTCAAAAAATGACAACGCTCGAAGAGGTAATCGGGTCGGCGCGTAAAGCGCAGTCATTAGGAGTGACACGTGTGTGTCTCGGTGCTGCATGGCGTGAAGTCAAGGATGGTCCCGCTTTTGAACGGGTACTTGCAATGGTGCGGGCAGTTAAACGAGAAGGAGTGGAAGCGTGTGTGACGCTTGGAATGTTGACAGAGGAACAAGCGCAACGGCTCAAAGCAGCAGGGCTCGATGCTTACAACCACAACCTGGATACCAGTGAGCGGTACTATCGCAGTATTATTACTACCCGCACTTTTGCAGATCGCTTGCAAACACTTGAACATGTTCGTCGGGCAGGAATTGGGGTATGCTCTGGGGGGATTCTTGGGATCGGTGAGAGCCCTGACGATCGTTGCGAAATGTTGAGAACGTTAGCGAATCTGGATCCTCAACCGGAGAGCGTTCCGATCAATGCGCTTATGCCCATTCAAGGGACCCCTCTCGAAAATCAACCCCCGATTGACTCTTTAGAGTTCGTAAGGGTTATCGCTGTTGCGCGTTTGCTCATGCCTAAAGCGCGTGTGCGATTGTCTGCAGGGCGGGGGCAATTATCGCGAGAAGCCCAGATGCTCTGCATGCTAGCGGGGGCTAATTCCATCTTCTACGGGGATAAGCTTCTCACCACGCCTAACCCAGAAGAAGATCAAGATCGAGCGATGATGCATCAGTTTGGTCTTACTCCGATGGCACCTTCTTGTGTTCATCCCTCTTCTTGTAAGAGTTTGTAA
- a CDS encoding matrixin family metalloprotease has translation MFNLSFSLCRYRKQLPIILIVLWCYPTISKAFCLSRTVPPNPNHQADMQGCSTQGYPLWWRNQCVGYSLNYKASRNIPLNVATLIVKFAFAVWSNVQCNTSKFEIASPSIQFIDLGPVVCDQVQYNHSRPNQNIIVFREDEWPYTDSTNTLGLTTVTFNSYGELLDADIELNDTNERLFAGEPIPPDKYDFATVITHEIGHFAGLAHSDDREATMYPSAPPGKTDMHTLETDDIKAICTLYPPSGLRSVPKEVSPSGLLAAEFCNPAPPHGFGSECKLAVQDSSGGCNCSHAASSRLPQAIFSGIGFIGWRRWRASNRSKSLFPFISKWSH, from the coding sequence ATGTTCAATCTCAGCTTTTCCCTTTGTCGTTATCGAAAGCAATTGCCTATTATTCTGATCGTGTTGTGGTGCTACCCCACAATCAGTAAAGCCTTCTGTCTCTCGCGAACCGTTCCACCTAACCCCAATCATCAAGCTGACATGCAAGGCTGCTCCACCCAAGGGTATCCTCTTTGGTGGCGCAATCAATGTGTTGGTTACAGTCTTAATTACAAAGCGAGTCGGAACATCCCCCTTAATGTGGCAACACTCATCGTCAAATTCGCTTTCGCTGTGTGGTCCAATGTCCAATGCAACACATCCAAATTTGAAATAGCTAGCCCCTCGATTCAATTTATCGATCTAGGACCCGTTGTATGTGATCAAGTGCAATACAACCATTCGCGTCCGAATCAAAACATAATTGTGTTTCGAGAAGATGAATGGCCGTACACTGATTCAACCAACACGTTAGGCCTAACAACCGTCACATTCAATTCCTATGGAGAACTGCTGGATGCAGACATAGAATTGAACGACACTAATGAAAGGCTCTTCGCAGGCGAGCCAATTCCGCCAGACAAATACGATTTTGCGACTGTTATCACCCATGAAATAGGGCATTTCGCTGGCCTCGCACATTCCGACGACCGAGAAGCGACCATGTACCCAAGTGCCCCCCCAGGGAAAACCGACATGCACACGCTTGAGACAGATGACATCAAAGCAATCTGCACGCTTTATCCTCCCTCTGGACTCCGTTCTGTACCGAAAGAGGTTTCTCCTTCGGGGCTTCTCGCTGCTGAATTTTGCAATCCTGCTCCACCCCATGGCTTTGGAAGCGAATGCAAGCTGGCAGTTCAAGATAGCTCAGGAGGATGTAACTGTAGCCATGCTGCATCCTCCCGGTTACCACAGGCGATTTTCTCAGGCATCGGCTTTATCGGTTGGCGGCGATGGCGCGCTTCCAATCGTTCAAAATCCTTATTTCCCTTCATCTCCAAATGGAGCCACTGA